The following are encoded in a window of Sphingobium sp. AP49 genomic DNA:
- a CDS encoding alpha/beta hydrolase: MTIHPLSDDRTPTILTVPGLMNSGPGHWQSLWEKALPDCHRVELGSWDAPRRNAWITNLGHAIARIDGPVILAAHSLGCHAVTWWAAFETGQLRDKVVGALLVAPPEVDSGAVDRRLVGFGPTPKDLLPFPSIVVASRDDPYIAFANARRLAQFWGSQFADAGECGHINAESDLDEWRFGQFLLARLRNPDTAHIAHASVLGEEARRSAEMTLRYGV; encoded by the coding sequence ATGACCATTCACCCCCTGTCGGATGACCGGACCCCCACGATCCTGACCGTCCCCGGCCTGATGAACAGCGGCCCGGGCCACTGGCAAAGCCTTTGGGAAAAGGCGCTTCCAGACTGCCATCGGGTCGAACTGGGCAGTTGGGACGCACCCCGGCGCAACGCCTGGATTACCAATCTTGGCCATGCCATTGCCCGGATCGACGGTCCGGTGATCCTCGCCGCGCACAGCCTGGGCTGCCATGCGGTGACCTGGTGGGCAGCGTTCGAAACCGGACAGTTGCGGGACAAGGTGGTCGGCGCTCTGCTGGTCGCACCGCCCGAAGTGGACAGCGGCGCGGTCGATCGCCGGCTGGTCGGCTTTGGCCCGACGCCCAAAGACCTGCTTCCCTTCCCCTCGATCGTCGTCGCCAGCCGGGACGACCCCTATATCGCCTTTGCCAACGCGCGCCGCCTTGCCCAATTCTGGGGCAGCCAGTTCGCCGATGCCGGCGAATGCGGCCATATCAACGCGGAATCGGACCTTGATGAATGGCGTTTCGGCCAGTTCCTGCTGGCGCGGCTGCGCAATCCCGACACTGCCCATATTGCACATGCCTCTGTCCTGGGCGAAGAAGCCCGGCGCAGTGCCGAAATGACCCTGCGCTACGGCGTCTAA